In a genomic window of Clavelina lepadiformis chromosome 7, kaClaLepa1.1, whole genome shotgun sequence:
- the LOC143466207 gene encoding uncharacterized protein LOC143466207: protein MHRCAEVTDALSTVTSLSNSDDKHKEAFAGRIKRDNDDFEKVQTWFRSHNPFKVGVQLMALDSGLVDDNNSVTCDRAEEIGASIQAELDGKTFASYSFKRKKQIRAIQSLYSRVKIDHDTITIDPLILFLRLVVVIERKPENEIADYVFYELSPYPMSLFKDGVLRTAQKSKLKS from the coding sequence ATGCACAGGTGTGCAGAAGTGACAGATGCACTCAGTACAGTCACGTCATTGTCAAATTCTGATGATAAACACAAAGAGGCATTTGCTGGAAGAATCAAACGTGATAATgatgattttgaaaaagtacAAACCTGGTTTCGTTCACACAATCCATTTAAAGTTGGAGTTCAGCTTATGGCTCTAGACTCAGGGTTGGTTGATGACAACAACAGTGTGACCTGTGACCGAGCTGAGGAGATAGGGGCGTCTATCCAAGCTGAACTTGATGGTAAAACCTTTGCCAGCTATTCCTTCAAGAGGAAGAAGCAAATACGTGCTATACAGAGCCTTTATTCCCGTGTGAAAATTGACCATGATACTATCACCATTGATCCATTAATACTCTTTTTGAGATTGGTTGTTGTCATAGAGAGAAAGCCAGAAAACGAAATTGCAGACTACGTCTTCTACGAGTTATCACCGTACCCAATGTCACTGTTCAAAGATGGAGTTCTACGAACTGcgcaaaaatcaaaactaaaGTCATGA
- the LOC143466208 gene encoding transcription factor Sox-19a-like, which yields MYPNLPSGSNYIPNQGRHPENNVRLGQAPTGTMQQQQQHKQRIKRPMNAFMVWSRTERRKMAKDHPKMHNSEISKHLGVKWRKLSEAEKRPHIQESKRLAEEHMKRHPNYKYRPRRKKSVVKKKVNKGTNITSAPVSYGTAVPNGGVNNGWNSCSSQEMHQQPVMARNYAERFTDGVTSHFGAEQYNGHQPAPGQNYNQPYACPPQIYGHIVPADAESIVNGDYNALNIEPSNSYHSAPSAPAQTNIYEPDHVPCVLNDASGNAMAYSKRNCCSVPQLQEGSMPSCSNTAVTQSYHGHSDPWLSDWQDINFENIYDYCK from the exons ATGTATCCCAATCTTCCCTCGGGTTCTAACTACATCCCGAACCAGGGTCGTCATCCAGAAAATAATGTCCGGTTAGGACAAGCCCCGACAGGAACAAtgcagcaacaacaacaacacaaaCAGCGAATCAAAAGGCCGATGAATGCATTTAtg GTTTGGTCTCGCACAGAACGCCGGAAAATGGCGAAAGACCACCCAAAAATGCACAACTCGGAAATATCTAAACATTTAGGGGTAAAATGGAGGAAACTTTCCGAAGCTGAAAAGCGTCCTCACATTCAAGAGTCGAAACGACTGGCTGAAGAACACATGAAACGACACCCCAATTACAAATATCGGCCTCGTAGAAAAAAATCAGTGGTCAAAAAGAAAGTTAACAAAGGTACAAACATTACATCTGCCCCCGTTTCTTATGGAACGGCGGTTCCCAATGGCGGAGTTAACAACGGGTGGAACAGCTGCAGTAGCCAGGAAATGCACCAGCAACCAGTGATGGCAAGGAATTACGCTGAACGTTTCACCGATGGCGTAACTAGCCACTTTGGAGCAGAGCAGTATAACGGTCATCAACCGGCTCCTGGCCAGAATTATAATCAGCCATATGCCTGCCCTCCACAAATTTACGGCCACATCGTTCCAGCAGATGCAGAGAGCATTGTTAATGGCGATTACAATGCGCTAAATATTGAACCCAGCAACAGTTACCATTCTGCTCCTTCAGCTCCTGCACAGACGAACATTTACGAGCCTGATCACGTTCCATGTGTACTTAACGATGCAAGTGGCAACGCTATGGCATATTCCAAACGGAATTGTTGCAGCGTACCCCAATTACAAGAGGGGTCGATGCCAAGTTGCAGTAATACTGCTGTCACACAATCATATCATGGACACTCTGACCCGTGGTTATCGGATTGGCAAgacataaattttgaaaatatttatgactACTGTAAGTGA